The region CTATTGAAACTTCCATACCTGCAACAGAGGACAATGGCACTGCATTTATCAATATCCCGCCTGTTGCTATTGCCATCCCCATGCACAGTTACAATATTGTGGGTAATATTTACGTGTGCAAAGCAGTCTTCAATGGCTCCAATTCTTATGATCCGGATGGCGATGCCATTACGAACTATAGCTGGGACTTTGGCGATGGATATTCAGATGAAGGACGCATGACAGAACATATTTATTCCACTTATAACTACAATGGGACAGGCTACGAACCCTTTAATCTCAGTTTGACAGTGACGGATAGCGGAGGTCTCACGAACACAACCATCACACAAATAAATGTATTCATCGCCGGCGATGCGAACGGCGACGGTGTCGTAGATATATTCGATGGTGTCATGGTAGGGCTGGAATGGGGGAAAAAATGCACCGATAGTAGTTGGACAGCAGCCCAAAGCGACAAAGCAGACCTGAACAACGACTGCGTCATTGACATCTTCGATGGTGTGATTGTAGGAGCAAACTGGGAGGAGGTTGCATGGTGAAAAGTAAAAAGCGAAAAACTTTTTAATAGAAATAAGGAATGAAGAGGTGATAAGAAATGGGAAAAAAAGGTGCAATTATGACCGGTATAGTATTGTACGTGTTACTGATTAGCACGATAGCG is a window of Methanophagales archaeon DNA encoding:
- a CDS encoding PKD domain-containing protein, encoding MKMIVCMLFFSLASMTTVPASATTISIDNVFMKPGEDAVTPIMINNVSNLGVADINLTFDPSVVHVLSATSSDFDFFHAVIDNSTGVVRMGGIDYGDGLNGDIKLAEITLKAVGNHGEATTLGAKINELKEAGAIETSIPATEDNGTAFINIPPVAIAIPMHSYNIVGNIYVCKAVFNGSNSYDPDGDAITNYSWDFGDGYSDEGRMTEHIYSTYNYNGTGYEPFNLSLTVTDSGGLTNTTITQINVFIAGDANGDGVVDIFDGVMVGLEWGKKCTDSSWTAAQSDKADLNNDCVIDIFDGVIVGANWEEVAW